In Salana multivorans, a single genomic region encodes these proteins:
- a CDS encoding glycoside hydrolase family 127 protein: MNNGLSTVPALADVRIDDAFWAPRREVVRTHTIPQQERELRTGGHLDALRGTWRPGEPEPHVFWESDVAKWIEAASYSLTQVPDPELDAAVEEVVALLAGAQEPDGYLNVYFSQVRPGRRFTDLRDAHELYCLGHLVEAAVAHHEATGRTSLLDVVRRYVDLVERELGPGGSCDGGYDGHEEIELALVRLARATGEARYLDLARRMVDARGREPFYFDAETERRGDEGYFASYFPDRPRQVQRFREYNQSHAPVREQSDAVGHAVRAMYLYCAMADLAAETGDDGLRAACERLWTSVTERKMYLTGGIGADPSIEGFAGDHELPNESSYNETCASVGLVMWAQRMGALTGEGRYGDVMELALYNTVLAGASADGTHYFYGNPMASDGGHEREPWFGCACCPPNLARLLMSLPWYAYLVRPGQVDVTLAVGGSARLDVPGVGEVRLDVATGYPWTGDVAIDVTAPPGADLVLRVRIPGWADGARAELNGEDLPDDAVVDGFLWVERAWRAGDRLSIELPMPARRVWADPRVRADLGRVAVARGPLVYCVERPLDGSADAPDPAAVVLARDEPIGTSWSDELGLVVADLPVRTIDDDAATVEADGAAAPDGAAPLHRRTPPRTTRRTAEAIPYFAWANRGPSAMRVWLLDSAPA, encoded by the coding sequence GTGAACAATGGCCTGTCCACCGTGCCGGCCCTCGCCGACGTGAGGATCGACGACGCGTTCTGGGCGCCGCGCCGCGAGGTCGTCCGGACCCACACGATCCCGCAGCAGGAACGCGAGCTGCGCACCGGCGGCCACCTCGACGCGCTCCGCGGCACGTGGCGCCCCGGCGAGCCGGAGCCGCACGTCTTCTGGGAGTCCGACGTCGCCAAGTGGATCGAGGCCGCGAGCTACTCGCTCACCCAGGTCCCCGACCCGGAGCTGGACGCCGCCGTCGAGGAGGTCGTCGCCCTGCTCGCCGGCGCCCAGGAGCCCGACGGCTACCTCAACGTCTACTTCTCCCAGGTGCGCCCCGGCCGCCGGTTCACCGACCTGCGGGACGCCCACGAGCTCTACTGCCTCGGCCACCTCGTCGAGGCGGCGGTCGCCCACCACGAGGCGACCGGGAGGACGAGCCTGCTGGACGTCGTGCGCCGGTACGTCGACCTGGTCGAGCGCGAGCTCGGCCCGGGCGGATCGTGCGACGGCGGGTACGACGGCCACGAGGAGATCGAGCTCGCGCTGGTCCGCCTCGCCCGCGCGACGGGGGAGGCGCGCTACCTCGACCTCGCTCGGCGCATGGTCGACGCCCGCGGCCGCGAGCCGTTCTACTTCGACGCCGAGACCGAGCGCCGCGGTGACGAGGGCTACTTCGCCTCCTACTTCCCCGACCGCCCGCGGCAGGTCCAGCGGTTCCGCGAGTACAACCAGAGCCACGCGCCGGTCCGCGAGCAGTCCGACGCGGTCGGGCACGCCGTGCGCGCCATGTACCTCTACTGCGCCATGGCCGACCTCGCGGCCGAGACCGGCGACGACGGGCTGCGGGCCGCGTGCGAGCGCCTGTGGACGAGCGTCACGGAGCGCAAGATGTACCTCACGGGCGGCATCGGCGCCGATCCGTCGATCGAGGGGTTCGCGGGCGACCACGAGCTGCCGAACGAGTCGAGCTACAACGAGACGTGCGCCTCGGTCGGCCTCGTCATGTGGGCGCAGCGGATGGGGGCGCTCACCGGCGAGGGCCGGTACGGCGACGTCATGGAGCTCGCCCTCTACAACACCGTCCTCGCCGGGGCGTCGGCCGACGGCACGCACTACTTCTACGGCAACCCCATGGCCAGCGACGGCGGCCACGAGCGCGAGCCCTGGTTCGGCTGCGCCTGCTGCCCGCCCAACCTCGCCCGCCTCCTCATGTCGCTGCCGTGGTACGCCTACCTCGTCCGCCCCGGCCAGGTCGACGTCACCCTCGCCGTCGGGGGGTCGGCCCGGCTCGACGTGCCCGGCGTCGGCGAGGTCCGCCTCGACGTCGCGACCGGCTACCCGTGGACCGGTGACGTCGCGATCGACGTGACGGCCCCGCCCGGGGCGGACCTCGTCCTGCGCGTGCGCATCCCCGGCTGGGCCGATGGCGCGCGGGCCGAGCTCAACGGCGAGGACCTGCCGGACGACGCGGTCGTCGACGGGTTCCTGTGGGTCGAGCGCGCGTGGCGCGCCGGCGACCGGCTGAGCATCGAGCTGCCGATGCCCGCCCGTCGGGTCTGGGCCGACCCGCGGGTGCGCGCCGATCTCGGCCGCGTCGCGGTCGCGCGCGGGCCGCTCGTCTACTGCGTCGAGCGGCCGCTCGACGGGAGCGCCGATGCCCCCGACCCGGCCGCCGTCGTGCTCGCCCGCGACGAGCCGATCGGGACCAGCTGGTCGGACGAGCTCGGTCTCGTCGTCGCCGACCTGCCCGTCCGGACGATCGACGACGACGCGGCGACGGTCGAGGCCGACGGCGCCGCCGCCCCCGACGGTGCCGCCCCGCTCCACCGCCGGACGCCGCCGCGGACGACGCGGCGCACCGCCGAGGCCATCCCGTACTTCGCGTGGGCGAACCGCGGGCCGAGCGCGATGCGCGTGTGGCTCCTGGACTCCGCCCCCGCCTGA
- a CDS encoding glycoside hydrolase family 127 protein: protein MSHDDPRADAVRTPARTSSEHALHRPLGLGEVRLAGGALADWQELNASATIPHCIVKIEEWGILDNLRRVVGESGKDFRGFWFADSDLYKVIEAVAWEIARTGTTEFDAWLDDVIGLVGRVQEPTGYVHSYHQGVAPESKFRQLDLTHEMYVLGHMIQAGVALARANGRTDLLEMSRRFADLVDRRFGPGRERGICGHPELETALVELYRETGERRYLDLAAHQIEERGRGLLKTGGFGARYFQDHAPVREARDAVGHAVRQIYLNTGVIDVYLELGDATLLDAMDAQWASAHERKMYISGAFGSRHRDEAFGDDYELPSERAYAETCATIADLHWTWRMLLAGGGAGPAAYAETMEREIHNALAASIDATGTRFFYSNPLQLRPDRFSEENAPRERADWYVCACCPPNIGRVVAQLAAYVASVTGSTPEAPATLWVHQLASADIDLPAGLGAGVVRIRTDYPHDGVVTIDVVGDGAGEAAADAPAAAELAVRVPSWSAASVLHGPDGTSAPRGEDGYARLPLVPGASYRLEVDLTPRLTRAHHRVDALRGTLAVERGPLVHCVEQADLPAGVAVDDLVLLPDTAPVLNDDGTLTLTCAVLPEQDGLYPAAGATPAATGRIEVRAIPFSTWGNRTPGAMKVWLPASASV, encoded by the coding sequence ATGTCCCACGACGACCCGCGCGCGGACGCCGTTCGCACGCCGGCCCGGACGTCATCGGAGCACGCGCTCCACCGCCCGCTCGGCCTCGGCGAGGTCCGCCTCGCGGGCGGGGCCCTCGCCGACTGGCAGGAGCTCAACGCCTCCGCGACCATCCCGCACTGCATCGTCAAGATCGAGGAGTGGGGGATCCTCGACAACCTGCGCCGGGTCGTCGGGGAGTCGGGCAAGGACTTCCGGGGCTTCTGGTTCGCCGACTCCGACCTCTACAAGGTCATCGAGGCCGTCGCGTGGGAGATCGCCCGGACCGGGACGACCGAGTTCGACGCGTGGCTCGACGACGTCATCGGTCTCGTCGGCCGCGTCCAGGAGCCGACCGGCTACGTGCACTCCTACCACCAGGGCGTCGCGCCCGAGTCGAAGTTCCGGCAGCTCGACCTCACCCACGAGATGTACGTGCTCGGCCACATGATCCAGGCCGGCGTCGCGCTCGCCCGGGCGAACGGGCGCACCGACCTGCTCGAGATGTCCCGTCGGTTCGCCGACCTCGTCGACCGGCGGTTCGGTCCGGGGCGCGAGCGCGGCATCTGCGGCCACCCCGAGCTGGAGACGGCGCTCGTCGAGCTGTACCGCGAGACCGGCGAGCGGCGCTACCTCGACCTCGCCGCGCACCAGATCGAGGAGCGCGGCCGCGGCCTGCTCAAGACGGGCGGCTTCGGCGCCCGCTACTTCCAGGACCACGCACCGGTGCGGGAGGCCCGCGACGCCGTCGGGCACGCCGTGCGCCAGATCTACCTCAACACCGGCGTCATCGACGTCTACCTCGAGCTGGGCGACGCCACGCTGCTGGACGCGATGGACGCCCAGTGGGCCAGCGCCCACGAGCGCAAGATGTACATCTCCGGCGCGTTCGGCTCGCGCCACCGCGACGAGGCGTTCGGTGACGACTACGAGTTGCCGAGCGAGCGCGCCTACGCCGAGACCTGCGCGACGATCGCCGACCTCCACTGGACCTGGCGCATGCTGCTGGCCGGCGGGGGCGCCGGTCCGGCCGCGTACGCCGAGACGATGGAGCGCGAGATCCACAACGCGCTCGCGGCCTCGATCGACGCCACCGGCACGCGGTTCTTCTACTCCAACCCGCTGCAGCTGCGCCCCGACCGGTTCTCCGAGGAGAACGCGCCGCGCGAGCGAGCCGACTGGTACGTCTGCGCGTGCTGCCCGCCGAACATCGGCCGAGTCGTCGCGCAGCTCGCCGCCTACGTCGCGTCCGTCACCGGGTCGACGCCCGAGGCGCCAGCGACGCTCTGGGTGCACCAGCTCGCCTCGGCGGACATCGACCTGCCGGCGGGGCTCGGCGCCGGCGTCGTGCGGATCCGCACGGACTACCCCCACGACGGCGTCGTGACGATCGACGTGGTGGGGGATGGGGCCGGGGAGGCAGCCGCCGACGCCCCGGCAGCCGCCGAGCTCGCGGTCCGGGTCCCGTCGTGGTCGGCGGCCAGCGTCCTGCACGGTCCCGACGGGACGTCGGCCCCGCGCGGCGAGGACGGCTACGCCCGCCTGCCGCTCGTGCCCGGCGCGTCCTACCGGCTCGAGGTCGACCTCACGCCACGCCTCACCCGCGCCCACCACCGGGTCGACGCGCTGCGCGGGACGCTCGCCGTCGAGCGCGGTCCGCTGGTGCACTGCGTCGAGCAGGCCGACCTGCCGGCCGGCGTCGCCGTCGACGATCTCGTCCTGCTCCCCGACACGGCGCCCGTCCTCAACGACGACGGGACGCTCACGCTCACCTGCGCCGTCCTGCCGGAGCAGGACGGTCTCTATCCCGCCGCGGGCGCGACGCCGGCTGCGACGGGCCGGATCGAGGTGCGGGCCATCCCGTTCTCGACCTGGGGCAACCGGACGCCGGGGGCGATGAAGGTCTGGCTGCCCGCGTCCGCGTCCGTCTGA
- a CDS encoding glycoside hydrolase family 31 protein, whose amino-acid sequence MTMFFEVSDARLTWRGDGETLVVEPWGRDAARVRAALSHDVVDHDWALLPPTGDVAGASATTIDVVAGADGREVATLTRGRLRVVATAWQGMDGQAMYPRAHCSLAFYDGDRLLIAEEDSGGALKRRARCYDSRGESERLTASFSAPREEVLVGMGLYQQDLLDLKGATLELAHRNSQASVPFVVSSAGYGFLWHNPAIGRATFGTNRTEWLAERADQLDYWITVGETPAQIARAYADATGHAPMMPEHGLGFWQCKLRYTSQEELLAVAREHVGRGLPLDVIVADFFHWPRMGDFRWEEEFWPDPDAMIAELRDLGVELMVSVWPQVSLESENFEELSRRGYLVRSNRGLDIQMSFEGPSRFLDVTHPGARAWLWSTLRRNYPGVRLFWLDEAEPEYVFFEYETYRHHTGQAVQVGNTYPQLFSRAVFDGQVADGAGVADGAGVDGVGPVNLVRCAWAGSQRYGALVWSGDIHSSFESMRRQVTAGIHMGVAGIPWFTTDIGGFAGGNVEDPAFHELLIRWFQMGAFMPVMRLHGDRGPQRQVVAADGSRRCHSGAGNELWSYGEEVYGVLARYVHLREGLREYTRSVMRAAHEDGQPVMRGLFHDFPDDPAAWRVGDQFLFGPDVLVAPVLEAGARSRRVYLPGSATGSGSAGGARWVDAWSGQEHEGGSWVEVDAPLERIPVFLRVGAAQTARDGLARLGAPASS is encoded by the coding sequence ATGACCATGTTCTTCGAGGTGTCCGACGCGCGTCTCACCTGGCGCGGCGACGGTGAGACGCTCGTCGTCGAGCCCTGGGGCCGCGACGCCGCGCGGGTCAGGGCGGCGCTGAGCCACGACGTCGTCGACCACGACTGGGCCCTGCTGCCGCCGACCGGTGACGTGGCGGGCGCGTCCGCCACGACGATCGACGTCGTCGCGGGTGCGGACGGACGCGAGGTCGCGACGCTGACGCGGGGCCGGCTCCGCGTCGTCGCGACGGCGTGGCAGGGGATGGACGGGCAGGCGATGTACCCGCGGGCGCACTGCTCCCTCGCGTTCTACGACGGCGACCGTCTCCTCATCGCGGAGGAGGACTCCGGGGGCGCGCTCAAGCGGCGTGCCCGCTGCTACGACTCGCGCGGGGAGAGCGAACGGCTGACGGCGTCGTTCAGCGCGCCGCGGGAGGAGGTGCTCGTCGGGATGGGGCTGTACCAGCAGGACCTGCTGGACCTCAAGGGGGCGACGCTCGAGCTGGCGCACCGCAACTCCCAGGCGAGCGTCCCGTTCGTCGTCTCGAGCGCGGGGTACGGGTTCCTCTGGCACAACCCGGCGATCGGGCGAGCGACGTTCGGCACCAACCGGACGGAGTGGCTGGCGGAGCGGGCCGATCAGCTCGACTACTGGATCACCGTGGGGGAGACCCCGGCGCAGATCGCGCGCGCCTACGCCGACGCGACCGGGCACGCGCCGATGATGCCGGAGCACGGGCTGGGGTTCTGGCAGTGCAAGCTGCGGTACACCTCGCAGGAGGAGCTGCTGGCCGTCGCGCGGGAGCACGTCGGGCGGGGGCTGCCGCTCGACGTGATCGTCGCCGACTTCTTCCACTGGCCGCGGATGGGCGACTTCCGGTGGGAGGAGGAGTTCTGGCCCGACCCGGACGCGATGATCGCCGAGCTGCGGGACCTGGGCGTCGAGCTCATGGTCTCGGTCTGGCCGCAGGTCTCGCTGGAGTCGGAGAACTTCGAGGAGCTGTCGCGGCGCGGGTACCTGGTGCGATCGAACCGCGGGCTCGACATCCAGATGTCGTTCGAGGGCCCCTCCCGGTTCCTCGACGTCACGCACCCCGGGGCGCGGGCCTGGCTGTGGTCGACGCTGCGGCGCAACTACCCCGGCGTCCGGCTGTTCTGGCTGGACGAGGCCGAGCCCGAGTACGTCTTCTTCGAGTACGAGACCTATCGGCACCACACGGGCCAGGCGGTCCAGGTCGGCAACACCTATCCGCAGCTCTTCTCCCGCGCGGTGTTCGACGGGCAGGTCGCGGACGGCGCCGGGGTCGCGGACGGCGCCGGGGTCGACGGGGTCGGCCCGGTCAACCTGGTCCGCTGCGCGTGGGCGGGGTCGCAGCGCTACGGCGCGCTCGTGTGGTCGGGCGACATCCACTCCTCGTTCGAGTCGATGCGGCGACAGGTGACGGCCGGGATCCACATGGGCGTCGCCGGCATCCCGTGGTTCACGACGGACATCGGCGGGTTCGCGGGCGGGAACGTCGAGGACCCCGCGTTCCACGAGCTGCTGATCCGCTGGTTCCAGATGGGGGCGTTCATGCCGGTCATGCGGCTGCACGGCGACCGCGGGCCGCAGCGCCAGGTGGTCGCGGCGGACGGGTCGCGCCGCTGCCACTCCGGGGCCGGGAACGAGCTGTGGTCCTACGGCGAGGAGGTCTACGGAGTCCTCGCCCGGTACGTGCACCTGCGCGAGGGGCTGCGAGAGTACACCCGCTCGGTCATGCGCGCGGCGCACGAGGACGGCCAGCCCGTCATGCGGGGGCTGTTCCACGACTTCCCGGACGACCCGGCGGCGTGGCGCGTCGGCGACCAGTTCCTGTTCGGGCCCGACGTGCTCGTGGCGCCGGTGCTGGAGGCGGGGGCGCGGTCGCGACGCGTGTACCTGCCGGGCTCGGCGACGGGCTCGGGCTCGGCTGGCGGGGCGCGATGGGTCGACGCCTGGTCCGGACAGGAGCACGAGGGCGGGTCGTGGGTCGAGGTCGACGCCCCGCTGGAGCGGATCCCCGTCTTCCTCCGGGTCGGCGCGGCGCAGACGGCCCGCGACGGGCTGGCGCGACTCGGCGCTCCCGCGTCGTCCTGA
- the soxR gene encoding redox-sensitive transcriptional activator SoxR translates to MARIEPHELLGIGDVARRSGTTVATLRYYEERGLIDAVRTSGGRRMFARHTLRRLAVIAAGQRIGLSLEQIGAALADLPRDHAPTQRDWTRMSTAWAELVAERIRVLERLAADLDGCIGCGCLSLGRCTLVNPGDEAATEGPGSRWLRRAVGSS, encoded by the coding sequence GTGGCCAGGATCGAACCGCACGAGCTGCTCGGCATCGGCGACGTCGCGCGCCGCTCCGGCACCACCGTGGCGACGCTGAGGTACTACGAGGAGCGCGGCCTGATCGACGCGGTCCGCACCAGCGGCGGGCGCCGGATGTTCGCGCGCCACACCCTGCGCCGGCTCGCCGTGATCGCGGCCGGTCAGCGCATCGGGCTCAGCCTGGAGCAGATCGGGGCGGCGCTCGCCGACCTGCCGCGCGACCACGCGCCGACGCAGCGCGACTGGACCCGGATGTCGACGGCCTGGGCCGAGCTCGTGGCCGAGCGCATCCGGGTGCTGGAACGCCTCGCCGCCGATCTCGACGGCTGCATCGGGTGCGGGTGCCTGTCCCTCGGCCGGTGCACCCTCGTCAACCCCGGCGACGAGGCCGCGACGGAGGGCCCGGGGTCGCGCTGGCTCCGCCGCGCGGTCGGGTCCTCCTGA
- a CDS encoding extracellular solute-binding protein, protein MERKLPVAFGGLALVAALALAACGGGTGGSGSSGSSGGDATGSDGGGGGKTTLLAWHGYTEADGKVLDKIVAAFNESQDACEVKAEAIAWASITEKLITSLGAGNGPNLVVQGPDTGLGYVNQGAFLDVQDYYDDPETYTSVPALFPNLAEAVTWDGKTYGIPMGTAAYAMYYNKDLWAAAGLTDADVPTTIDEMLDVAKKMTNGENYGIAAPDKDPIFLATILHSGGGDFITDGEAFIDSPENVATLEKWQKAFVEDKVSPTGMDQTAAMELFGSGRAGMILNGPWQITSAESFGIDADVFGWPATWVAGVLNYWWSTSMNDTDEEKACVYAFGDFWNSRDMQVVWQDSFYPPNRSDITPEEFTDSRIATLAEFSQYAHYYLSGVQQNFNDISSTTNAMMEQISQGGNVADLVASTQSKVEGYLK, encoded by the coding sequence ATGGAACGCAAGTTGCCAGTCGCGTTCGGCGGGCTTGCTCTCGTGGCAGCCCTCGCTCTCGCCGCCTGCGGTGGCGGCACGGGTGGTTCGGGCAGCTCGGGCAGCAGTGGCGGGGACGCCACGGGCTCCGACGGTGGTGGCGGCGGGAAGACGACGCTGCTCGCCTGGCACGGCTACACGGAGGCCGACGGCAAGGTCCTGGACAAGATCGTCGCCGCCTTCAACGAGTCCCAGGACGCCTGCGAGGTGAAGGCCGAGGCCATCGCCTGGGCCTCGATCACGGAGAAGCTCATCACGAGCCTCGGCGCCGGCAACGGCCCGAACCTCGTGGTCCAGGGCCCCGACACGGGCCTCGGGTACGTCAACCAGGGCGCCTTCCTCGACGTCCAGGACTACTACGACGACCCGGAGACCTACACGAGCGTCCCGGCCCTGTTCCCGAACCTCGCGGAGGCCGTGACCTGGGACGGCAAGACGTACGGCATCCCGATGGGCACCGCCGCCTACGCGATGTACTACAACAAGGACCTGTGGGCGGCCGCCGGCCTGACCGACGCCGACGTCCCGACCACGATCGACGAGATGCTCGACGTCGCGAAGAAGATGACGAACGGGGAGAACTACGGCATCGCCGCCCCGGACAAGGACCCGATCTTCCTCGCCACGATCCTGCACTCCGGCGGCGGCGACTTCATCACGGACGGCGAGGCGTTCATCGACTCGCCCGAGAACGTCGCGACGCTCGAGAAGTGGCAGAAGGCGTTCGTCGAGGACAAGGTCAGTCCGACGGGCATGGACCAGACCGCCGCCATGGAGCTGTTCGGCTCCGGCCGCGCGGGCATGATCCTCAACGGCCCCTGGCAGATCACCTCCGCCGAGAGCTTCGGCATCGACGCCGACGTCTTCGGCTGGCCGGCCACCTGGGTCGCCGGCGTCCTCAACTACTGGTGGTCGACGAGCATGAACGACACCGACGAGGAGAAGGCGTGCGTCTACGCCTTCGGTGACTTCTGGAACAGCCGCGACATGCAGGTCGTCTGGCAGGACTCGTTCTACCCGCCGAACCGCAGCGACATCACGCCGGAGGAGTTCACCGACTCCCGGATCGCGACGCTCGCGGAGTTCTCGCAGTACGCCCACTACTACCTCTCGGGCGTCCAGCAGAACTTCAACGACATCTCGAGCACGACCAACGCGATGATGGAGCAGATCTCCCAGGGCGGGAACGTCGCCGACCTCGTCGCATCGACGCAGTCCAAGGTCGAGGGTTACCTCAAGTGA
- a CDS encoding carbohydrate ABC transporter permease translates to MNAKLAYRAPRMIGGKGAQDPRTLSAGSRRMRRRRNLLGYLFSGPALVILGIFVFYPTFYALAISFTDSSGLNAPSFIGAENYVRAFTEEDSLKALANTVVYAVSYAPLVIIVALAVALLLNRSDLWLRSLMRTVIFVPFIISMAVAALAWSFIIDARTGLLPYWFSRLGIDLPDILASTTWAMPAVIFVAVWKNFGYFMVIFLAGLQNIPRDLYEAAALDGANAWRRLLAVTLPGLRPTMTYVVILAANGAFQAFDQIYVMTGGGPLRSTETIVYRVYIEGFANFRQGYASALSFILMGITMIIGIVQLIVSRRQERDLA, encoded by the coding sequence ATGAACGCAAAGCTCGCCTATCGCGCGCCGCGGATGATCGGGGGCAAGGGCGCCCAGGACCCGCGCACCCTGTCGGCCGGCAGCCGCCGGATGCGCCGACGCCGCAACCTCCTGGGCTACCTGTTCTCGGGCCCGGCGCTGGTCATCCTCGGCATCTTCGTCTTCTACCCGACGTTCTACGCCCTCGCCATCTCGTTCACCGACTCCTCCGGCCTGAACGCCCCGAGCTTCATCGGCGCGGAGAACTACGTGCGGGCGTTCACCGAGGAGGACTCGCTCAAGGCCCTGGCGAACACGGTGGTCTACGCGGTGTCGTACGCGCCGCTCGTCATCATCGTCGCGCTGGCGGTCGCGCTCCTGCTCAACCGGAGCGACCTGTGGCTGCGCAGCCTCATGCGCACCGTCATCTTCGTCCCGTTCATCATCTCGATGGCGGTGGCGGCGCTGGCGTGGAGCTTCATCATCGACGCGCGCACCGGCCTCCTGCCGTACTGGTTCTCCCGGCTGGGCATCGACCTGCCGGACATCCTGGCGAGCACGACGTGGGCGATGCCCGCCGTCATCTTCGTCGCCGTGTGGAAGAACTTCGGCTACTTCATGGTGATCTTCCTCGCCGGCCTGCAGAACATCCCGCGGGACCTGTACGAGGCGGCGGCGCTCGACGGGGCGAACGCGTGGCGCCGGTTGCTGGCCGTCACCCTCCCGGGGCTGCGCCCGACCATGACCTACGTCGTCATCCTGGCCGCCAACGGCGCCTTCCAGGCCTTCGACCAGATCTACGTCATGACCGGCGGCGGCCCGCTGCGCTCGACCGAGACGATCGTGTACCGCGTCTACATCGAGGGCTTCGCCAACTTCCGTCAGGGCTACGCCTCGGCGCTCTCGTTCATCCTCATGGGGATCACGATGATCATCGGCATCGTCCAGCTCATCGTGAGCCGTCGCCAGGAGAGGGACCTCGCATGA
- a CDS encoding carbohydrate ABC transporter permease: MTATPVHTLPTAPGGSSRDAARRFRRPPVGRLVAMLIGIAAAALAAFPLIVVLLTAFTPQSETLSWPPQLVPQNWTTANFPEVFERIPVWDQLWNTVAMSVGVTALSLFFDSLAAYALACIPFRGRGWLLGVLIATMMIPFQSLLIPLYKMLSELGWIGTLVGLIVPRAADVAGIFLLRQFFISIPRDLDSAARIDGASEFRIYWNIILPNATAGLLTLGLFNFIGNWNDMLWPMVMTNSASDRTLTAGLALLNGSAQGVVPYGVTMAGSLISVLPLIVIFAIVQKRFIEGVASTGIKG, translated from the coding sequence ATGACCGCGACACCCGTCCACACGCTCCCGACCGCACCCGGCGGCTCGAGCCGCGACGCCGCCCGCCGGTTCCGGCGCCCGCCCGTCGGCCGTCTGGTGGCGATGCTCATCGGCATCGCGGCCGCGGCCCTCGCCGCGTTCCCGCTCATCGTCGTGCTGCTCACGGCGTTCACGCCGCAGTCCGAGACGCTGTCGTGGCCGCCGCAGCTCGTCCCGCAGAACTGGACGACGGCGAACTTCCCCGAGGTCTTCGAGCGGATCCCGGTCTGGGACCAGCTCTGGAACACCGTCGCGATGTCCGTCGGGGTCACGGCCCTCTCGCTGTTCTTCGACTCCCTCGCCGCCTACGCCCTCGCGTGCATCCCGTTCCGCGGTCGCGGCTGGCTGCTCGGCGTCCTCATCGCGACGATGATGATCCCGTTCCAGTCGCTGCTCATCCCGCTGTACAAGATGCTGAGCGAGCTCGGCTGGATCGGCACCCTCGTCGGCCTCATCGTCCCGCGCGCCGCCGACGTAGCCGGCATCTTCCTGCTGCGCCAGTTCTTCATCTCGATCCCGCGCGACCTCGACAGCGCGGCCCGGATCGACGGCGCGTCGGAGTTCCGGATCTACTGGAACATCATCCTGCCCAACGCGACGGCCGGCCTGCTCACGCTCGGCCTGTTCAACTTCATCGGCAACTGGAACGACATGCTCTGGCCGATGGTCATGACCAACTCCGCCAGCGACCGCACCCTCACCGCCGGGCTCGCCCTGCTCAACGGCAGCGCCCAGGGCGTCGTGCCCTACGGCGTGACCATGGCCGGCTCGCTCATCTCGGTGCTGCCGCTCATCGTCATCTTCGCGATCGTCCAGAAGCGGTTCATCGAGGGCGTCGCCAGCACCGGGATCAAGGGATAA
- a CDS encoding sialidase family protein → MRVSPLGTAVVHRGAVGEAGSMYTRLLAGRPDGPLAGAMFLTWERRLGVADPGGPTFPICRSDDGGRTWTEIAAVADVARGAGNRYQPTLLELPSDVAHLRRGDLLLAGNAIPADGAFTCLVLYSSTDGGHTWTFESVIDEGGPSVYDNRSDSTTTAIWEPDLDVVDGALVCCYADERRKPDGMLQTIERRTTTDLRTWSDRELVSGISNRYLRPGMFVGTGEMPDGRRRAVIEIVGPRDVPIHLLESADGRSWGDPADLGRLLVADDGVALSGTPTISWRELPDGRVLLVALGRHSMRDGREGNRALASLDLGETWTSFELPTPATRAIHGDASGYSQTIRWNDAGELVQATSVRNAIGSHDVVVTRATFDVDATDPIPAGDR, encoded by the coding sequence ATGCGCGTCTCTCCGCTCGGCACCGCCGTCGTCCACCGTGGCGCGGTCGGCGAGGCCGGCTCGATGTACACCCGCCTGCTCGCCGGACGGCCGGACGGCCCCCTCGCCGGGGCCATGTTCCTGACGTGGGAGCGCCGCCTCGGCGTCGCCGACCCCGGCGGGCCCACCTTCCCGATCTGTCGCAGCGACGACGGCGGCCGGACCTGGACCGAGATCGCCGCAGTCGCCGACGTCGCGCGCGGTGCCGGCAACCGTTACCAGCCGACCCTGCTGGAGCTGCCGAGCGACGTCGCGCACCTGCGCCGGGGCGACCTGCTGCTGGCGGGCAACGCGATCCCGGCCGACGGCGCGTTCACCTGCCTCGTGCTGTACTCCTCGACGGACGGCGGTCACACCTGGACCTTCGAGTCCGTCATCGACGAGGGCGGCCCGTCGGTCTACGACAACCGGTCCGACTCGACGACGACGGCCATCTGGGAGCCCGACCTCGACGTCGTCGACGGCGCCCTCGTCTGCTGCTACGCGGACGAGCGGCGCAAGCCCGACGGCATGCTCCAGACGATCGAGCGGCGCACGACGACCGACCTGCGGACGTGGTCGGACCGCGAGCTGGTCAGTGGCATCTCGAACCGCTACCTGCGGCCGGGGATGTTCGTCGGCACGGGTGAGATGCCGGACGGCCGACGCCGCGCCGTCATCGAGATCGTCGGCCCGCGCGACGTCCCGATCCATCTCCTGGAGTCCGCCGACGGGCGCTCGTGGGGCGACCCGGCGGACCTCGGCCGGCTGCTCGTCGCCGACGACGGGGTCGCGCTCTCCGGGACCCCGACGATCTCCTGGCGCGAGCTGCCGGACGGGCGCGTCCTCCTCGTCGCGCTCGGGCGGCACTCGATGCGCGACGGACGCGAGGGCAACCGCGCCCTCGCCTCGCTCGACCTCGGCGAGACCTGGACGTCGTTCGAGCTGCCGACGCCGGCGACCCGCGCGATCCACGGCGACGCCTCCGGCTACAGCCAGACGATCCGGTGGAACGACGCGGGGGAGCTCGTCCAGGCGACGAGCGTGCGCAACGCGATCGGCTCCCACGACGTCGTCGTGACGCGGGCGACGTTCGACGTCGACGCCACCGACCCGATCCCGGCGGGCGACCGATGA